One genomic segment of Planktothrix sp. FACHB-1365 includes these proteins:
- a CDS encoding TIGR02587 family membrane protein: MKRQVYSANRSKSWSFECQELVRGMSGGFLFGIPLLYTMEVWQIGSFTEPPLMLTLLGITYFVVFLLNRVSGFRRHQQRTLKNTLLDSVEALAIGLVCTTLILILLREINQDTPLNEALGKIILESIPFAIGAALAELMLSDEPSKPSSSPQQKKPEKSAYLKAQKINLRDTVDDISATFIGAMFIAFNIAPTDEVRILAGATSPPWLIAIIITSLIISYGIVFAAGFINQQKRHHQQGLFQSPHSETIFSYLISLIASVFMLWFFQKLNFSDPWFLWLRSTLILGLPATVGGAAGRLAI, translated from the coding sequence ATGAAAAGGCAAGTCTATTCGGCAAATCGTTCAAAATCTTGGTCTTTTGAGTGCCAAGAACTGGTACGAGGAATGTCTGGGGGATTTTTATTTGGAATTCCCCTATTATATACAATGGAAGTTTGGCAAATTGGTTCCTTTACAGAACCCCCATTAATGCTAACGCTATTGGGAATTACCTACTTTGTTGTATTTTTATTAAACCGAGTTTCTGGATTTCGTCGTCATCAACAGAGAACGCTAAAAAATACACTTTTAGACAGTGTTGAAGCTTTGGCTATTGGGTTAGTTTGTACCACCTTGATTTTAATATTATTAAGAGAAATTAATCAAGACACTCCCCTAAATGAAGCTCTGGGGAAAATTATTTTAGAAAGCATTCCCTTTGCCATTGGTGCTGCGTTAGCTGAGTTAATGTTAAGTGATGAACCCTCTAAACCTTCCTCATCACCTCAACAGAAAAAACCCGAAAAATCAGCTTATTTGAAAGCGCAGAAAATTAATTTACGAGACACAGTAGATGATATAAGTGCCACTTTTATTGGAGCTATGTTTATTGCTTTTAATATTGCGCCTACGGATGAAGTGCGGATTCTTGCGGGTGCAACCTCTCCTCCTTGGTTAATTGCTATTATTATTACTTCTTTAATCATTTCCTATGGAATTGTTTTTGCGGCGGGTTTTATCAATCAACAAAAGCGTCATCATCAGCAAGGATTATTTCAATCTCCCCACAGCGAAACCATTTTTTCTTATTTAATTTCTCTAATCGCTTCCGTTTTTATGCTGTGGTTTTTTCAGAAATTAAATTTTAGTGATCCTTGGTTTTTATGGCTACGCTCGACTTTAATTTTAGGCCTTCCGGCAACCGTTGGAGGAGCAGCAGGACGTTTAGCAATATGA
- a CDS encoding 4a-hydroxytetrahydrobiopterin dehydratase, which produces MTSLTQQRCEACHQKSTPVSLEEIAVLKPQIPYWHLIEVDGESRLQRSYSFPDFKTALAFTNQVGEIAELENHHPTLLTEYGKVTVTWWTHAISGLHQNDFIMAAKTDDLAGVKN; this is translated from the coding sequence ATGACATCTTTAACTCAACAAAGGTGTGAGGCTTGCCATCAAAAATCAACTCCCGTGAGTTTAGAGGAAATTGCTGTTCTTAAACCTCAAATTCCCTATTGGCATTTAATTGAAGTAGACGGAGAATCCCGACTACAAAGATCTTATTCATTCCCAGATTTTAAAACGGCTTTAGCTTTTACCAATCAAGTCGGTGAAATTGCTGAATTAGAAAATCATCATCCGACTTTATTAACAGAATATGGAAAAGTTACGGTAACTTGGTGGACTCATGCTATTTCAGGGTTACATCAAAATGATTTTATTATGGCAGCCAAAACCGATGATTTAGCAGGAGTTAAGAATTAA
- a CDS encoding cation diffusion facilitator family transporter: MVQDNRSKIQWVLLLTLGLNLLVMTIKVIIGTITGSLSLLADALHSVTDSANNVLGLVTNHFASPQPDREHPYGHQKFDALGALGVGVFLGIACFQILSGAVERLFKGGEPVKISPHELWILLIVLGINIFVAYYERTAGQRLGSAVLVADAKHTMSDVWITIMVLGGLIGIWQGEVWNLPKLQYLDVILAFPVALLVFKSGWSVLTENLPWLVDQMVIDPETIKEIAMSVPGVLNCHNIASRGMIGRQVFIEMHMIVDATDVETAHSITEAVEAELENRFSPVRILIHVEPPQYQSEQITYESQ; this comes from the coding sequence ATGGTTCAGGATAATCGTTCAAAAATTCAATGGGTTTTATTGCTAACACTCGGTTTAAATCTGTTAGTCATGACGATTAAAGTGATTATCGGAACAATAACAGGGTCTTTGAGCTTACTCGCTGATGCCCTCCATAGTGTAACAGACAGTGCCAATAATGTTTTAGGATTAGTTACGAATCATTTTGCCTCTCCCCAACCCGACCGAGAACATCCCTATGGACATCAAAAATTCGATGCGTTAGGGGCTTTAGGTGTTGGTGTTTTTTTGGGAATTGCCTGTTTTCAAATTTTAAGTGGAGCCGTAGAACGGCTTTTTAAGGGGGGTGAACCTGTCAAAATTTCTCCTCATGAATTATGGATTTTATTGATTGTTTTAGGGATTAATATTTTTGTCGCTTATTATGAACGGACTGCTGGACAGCGTTTAGGCAGTGCTGTTTTAGTAGCCGATGCTAAACATACAATGAGTGATGTTTGGATAACCATTATGGTGCTTGGAGGATTAATTGGAATTTGGCAAGGGGAGGTTTGGAATTTGCCTAAATTGCAATATTTAGATGTAATTTTAGCGTTTCCCGTAGCCTTATTAGTATTTAAAAGTGGCTGGAGTGTATTAACAGAAAATTTGCCTTGGTTAGTGGATCAAATGGTGATTGATCCCGAAACTATTAAAGAGATTGCCATGTCTGTTCCTGGTGTATTAAATTGCCATAATATTGCGTCTCGTGGGATGATTGGACGGCAAGTTTTTATTGAAATGCACATGATTGTTGACGCAACAGATGTAGAAACAGCCCACAGTATTACAGAAGCAGTGGAAGCCGAATTAGAAAACCGTTTTAGTCCAGTCAGAATTTTAATTCATGTTGAACCCCCCCAATATCAATCCGAACAAATTACCTATGAGTCTCAATAG
- a CDS encoding DUF4327 family protein, which produces MTYTTVQYSLDVIKDEARQLVTKGIVSRQQPIYTLCQYIPAREWACVECELEECNFLLRDRIGDLIGHETWDND; this is translated from the coding sequence ATGACTTACACCACTGTCCAATATTCATTAGATGTGATCAAAGACGAAGCCCGCCAACTCGTCACCAAGGGAATTGTGAGCCGTCAGCAACCCATCTATACACTTTGCCAATATATTCCAGCACGGGAATGGGCTTGTGTGGAGTGTGAGTTGGAAGAGTGCAATTTCTTGCTCAGAGATCGAATTGGCGACTTAATTGGCCATGAAACCTGGGATAATGATTAA
- a CDS encoding glycoside hydrolase family 3 N-terminal domain-containing protein, with protein sequence MTLSLAEQVAQMVVVRASGFLFDHQIRYPLWEPPAQRLQYWLQDLGVGGVILVDGSAAELAARTQLLQSWAKFPLLVAADVEEGVGQRFAGATWFPPLMAIGALANQSLEQAKFYAEKMGAITAQEALTVGLNWILAPVVDVNNNPKNPVINVRSFGETPERVSQLATAFIRGCQGYPVLTTAKHFPGHGDTAIDSHLELPVIPHSDERLTQVELPPFVASMASGVDTVMMAHLLIPAWDTERPATLSPAIVQGQLRQRLGFEGLVVTDALVMGAIAKRYSQEEAAILAVEAGADILLMPLDPQVTIKAVCTAVAEGRISPERIEASMERIWQAKAKVFPDWQRSESYCFPHRDSKTLFDSLSQPTSQQLVRTILQDSLKQGGTLPLVLPQTPQPMRNLVIVDDLLNCAILGNHTPAIARPTQLGYRLQLVDCHAAVSSDSPNDSSLRISSDPTLLQVFIRANAFRDSSGLTQIAQDWLNIILRENQLQALVIYGSPYTLEQFLPQIPPQTPFVFSYGQTPVAQEMALKVLWGI encoded by the coding sequence ATGACTCTTTCTTTAGCAGAACAAGTAGCCCAGATGGTCGTGGTGCGCGCCTCTGGTTTTTTATTTGATCATCAAATTCGTTATCCCCTTTGGGAACCTCCGGCCCAGCGCTTGCAATATTGGTTACAGGATTTGGGTGTGGGGGGAGTCATTTTAGTGGATGGGAGTGCGGCGGAATTGGCGGCTCGGACTCAATTATTGCAATCCTGGGCTAAATTTCCGTTATTGGTGGCGGCTGATGTGGAGGAGGGGGTAGGTCAGCGATTTGCGGGAGCGACTTGGTTTCCGCCGCTGATGGCGATTGGGGCGTTAGCAAATCAATCCCTGGAACAAGCCAAATTTTATGCTGAAAAAATGGGGGCGATTACAGCCCAAGAAGCTCTGACGGTCGGGTTAAATTGGATACTAGCCCCCGTTGTAGATGTTAATAATAATCCTAAAAATCCCGTCATTAATGTTCGTTCTTTTGGGGAAACTCCAGAACGGGTGAGTCAGTTAGCCACGGCTTTTATTCGGGGATGTCAAGGTTATCCGGTATTAACGACGGCGAAACATTTTCCGGGTCATGGAGATACGGCGATTGATTCCCATTTAGAATTACCTGTAATTCCCCATTCTGATGAACGTCTAACCCAGGTGGAATTACCCCCTTTTGTGGCAAGTATGGCATCGGGGGTCGATACAGTGATGATGGCGCATTTATTAATTCCGGCTTGGGATACTGAACGTCCGGCTACCTTATCTCCGGCTATTGTTCAGGGTCAGTTAAGACAACGGTTAGGATTTGAGGGGTTGGTGGTGACCGATGCTTTAGTCATGGGGGCAATCGCCAAACGATATTCTCAAGAAGAAGCTGCCATTTTAGCGGTGGAAGCGGGGGCGGATATTTTGTTAATGCCCCTTGATCCCCAGGTAACAATTAAAGCTGTTTGTACGGCGGTGGCGGAGGGTCGGATTTCTCCTGAACGGATTGAAGCCTCTATGGAGCGAATTTGGCAGGCAAAAGCCAAGGTATTTCCAGACTGGCAACGGTCGGAGTCCTATTGTTTCCCCCATCGAGATTCCAAGACTTTATTTGATTCCTTGTCTCAACCCACCTCTCAACAACTGGTGAGGACAATTTTACAGGATTCTCTCAAACAGGGAGGAACCTTACCGTTAGTTCTGCCTCAAACTCCACAACCGATGCGAAATTTGGTGATTGTGGATGATTTGCTCAATTGTGCGATTTTAGGCAATCATACCCCGGCGATCGCCCGTCCAACCCAGTTGGGTTATCGGTTACAACTGGTTGATTGTCATGCTGCGGTATCTTCGGATTCGCCAAATGATTCATCACTCCGTATTTCTTCTGATCCCACTTTACTGCAAGTGTTTATTCGCGCGAATGCCTTCCGTGATAGTTCGGGGTTAACCCAAATTGCTCAAGATTGGTTAAATATTATATTAAGAGAGAATCAGTTACAGGCCCTTGTAATTTACGGAAGTCCCTACACCCTAGAACAGTTTTTACCTCAAATTCCCCCTCAAACTCCTTTTGTTTTCTCCTATGGTCAAACGCCGGTTGCACAGGAGATGGCATTAAAAGTTCTCTGGGGAATTTAA
- the rbfA gene encoding 30S ribosome-binding factor RbfA, with translation MATDRRVSRVASQIKREVSQILIDGIKDDRVGSGLVSITDVDVSGDLQHAKIFVSIYGTEEARRETMEGLKSATGYIRSYLGQRVRLRRTPEVIFLEDRSLERGDKMLSLLNEISHNRKPDEEDFSDYGEEE, from the coding sequence ATGGCTACAGATCGTCGAGTGTCCCGTGTGGCTTCACAAATTAAACGGGAGGTCAGTCAGATCCTGATTGATGGGATTAAAGATGACCGTGTTGGCAGTGGTCTGGTAAGTATTACGGATGTAGATGTTTCAGGCGATCTGCAACACGCCAAAATTTTTGTCAGTATTTATGGGACGGAAGAAGCTAGACGAGAAACAATGGAAGGGTTAAAGTCTGCAACGGGTTATATCCGTTCTTATTTAGGTCAGCGCGTTCGTTTGCGTCGCACTCCAGAAGTGATTTTTTTAGAAGATCGTTCCTTGGAACGGGGAGACAAAATGTTAAGCTTATTGAACGAAATTTCCCACAACCGCAAGCCTGACGAAGAAGATTTTAGCGATTATGGGGAAGAAGAGTAG
- the sipA gene encoding regulatory protein SipA has product MEKEFEIRQKVRVIAIPPYVKTAEPMPILRPSSVIKLGEVGIVIDRRPGGYWGVLFSKGAFLMDSQYIEAVEPSKDEEKMKHT; this is encoded by the coding sequence ATGGAAAAAGAGTTTGAAATCCGGCAAAAAGTAAGAGTGATTGCCATTCCTCCCTATGTGAAAACAGCCGAACCCATGCCAATTTTACGGCCATCGAGTGTGATTAAACTCGGCGAAGTCGGTATTGTGATTGATAGACGACCCGGTGGCTATTGGGGGGTTTTATTCTCAAAAGGGGCATTCTTAATGGATAGTCAATATATTGAAGCCGTAGAGCCCTCTAAAGACGAGGAGAAGATGAAACATACTTGA
- a CDS encoding alpha/beta hydrolase — protein sequence MKIPKPQRLQPRLILGVLAGVLFSNTAVMIPQAKAHHPSACPPSPDYMRVPSPILDFPNADRTVFCGEDRVILTYGPFQVPILISELKAFAETGTMTKTISQIVKASKIEPDTLRGLMTLEVGFDLVPFVCIITSPEGEELTNAVGTTIRLHRGKPGIWNSTAAMNGTAIRAALINALSADGKLSFLDILDNYPTPGAYVDIGNIPETVDKVKGLAGNLDSLFKKASQYGKAGCSVQEINFPAAPPAPPPTPRPPLPPPPPPLPPPPPPVRGLW from the coding sequence ATGAAAATACCCAAACCTCAAAGACTACAACCGAGATTAATTTTGGGGGTACTGGCTGGGGTATTATTCAGCAACACTGCTGTTATGATTCCCCAAGCAAAAGCGCACCATCCTAGCGCTTGCCCCCCATCCCCGGATTATATGAGAGTCCCTTCACCGATTCTCGATTTTCCGAACGCGGATCGCACGGTATTCTGTGGAGAAGATCGTGTAATTCTGACCTACGGCCCCTTCCAAGTCCCCATCTTAATCAGTGAATTAAAAGCTTTTGCTGAAACGGGGACTATGACTAAAACGATTAGTCAAATCGTTAAGGCCTCTAAAATCGAGCCCGATACCCTTCGAGGTCTGATGACCTTAGAGGTCGGTTTTGATTTAGTTCCCTTTGTTTGCATTATCACTTCCCCAGAAGGTGAAGAATTAACGAATGCGGTGGGGACAACGATTAGACTGCATCGTGGAAAACCGGGAATCTGGAATAGCACTGCTGCTATGAACGGGACAGCAATCCGTGCAGCCTTGATCAATGCCCTTAGTGCAGACGGGAAACTATCTTTCTTGGATATTCTCGATAACTATCCCACTCCTGGAGCATACGTTGATATCGGGAATATTCCTGAGACAGTGGATAAAGTTAAGGGTCTAGCCGGGAATCTCGATTCTCTGTTTAAGAAAGCCTCTCAATATGGAAAAGCTGGGTGTTCAGTCCAAGAAATAAATTTCCCTGCTGCACCCCCAGCCCCACCACCTACACCCCGACCCCCACTACCGCCACCACCACCCCCACTACCGCCACCACCACCCCCTGTCCGAGGTCTGTGGTAA
- a CDS encoding type II secretion system F family protein: MTPREKALFFFQLATLLNSGLTVQQSLTLVGKESYPQLGRYLNKMIAATGRGADLASALALASRYFDRWTIGLIQLGESQGMLPEICYRIAEIEEQQARHQQLYQSVTLAAITTAISIALLVLTLCYLSGLSGQGWFFVLGILAVIGLAIPKIVPRLPLVKKIATARMMLYLGELKLPLSCGMSLLAGLELIRAHIPKSEMKATITIALGQIPAEKTLSQSLEGRLPAVALQMIRTGEATGRLDLALQKLTNYYEEELEQTLRRLQSLLVPATIIIAGTVVLLLALQSLKSLLILLPS, translated from the coding sequence ATGACTCCCCGCGAAAAAGCTCTTTTTTTCTTCCAATTGGCAACATTATTGAACTCCGGCTTAACGGTACAGCAGAGCTTAACTTTGGTGGGGAAAGAAAGCTATCCTCAATTAGGCCGTTATCTCAATAAAATGATAGCAGCAACAGGAAGAGGGGCTGATTTAGCCTCCGCCTTAGCCTTAGCATCCCGATATTTTGACCGTTGGACAATTGGTTTGATCCAACTGGGAGAATCCCAGGGGATGTTACCGGAAATTTGCTATCGAATTGCTGAGATTGAGGAACAACAAGCTCGTCATCAACAACTGTATCAATCTGTCACCCTTGCGGCTATTACTACAGCTATCAGTATTGCCCTGTTGGTACTCACCTTATGTTATTTATCGGGTTTATCGGGTCAGGGGTGGTTTTTTGTGTTGGGAATTTTAGCGGTGATTGGATTGGCGATTCCTAAAATTGTGCCTCGTTTACCCTTGGTGAAAAAAATTGCCACAGCCCGGATGATGTTGTATTTGGGAGAATTAAAATTACCCCTGAGTTGTGGAATGTCGTTGTTAGCCGGATTAGAATTAATTCGCGCTCATATTCCGAAATCGGAAATGAAAGCTACCATTACCATTGCATTAGGTCAAATACCCGCCGAAAAAACCTTGAGTCAAAGCTTAGAAGGGCGTTTACCTGCGGTGGCTTTGCAAATGATCCGCACCGGAGAAGCGACGGGAAGATTAGATTTAGCCTTACAAAAACTCACAAATTACTATGAAGAGGAACTTGAACAAACCTTACGTCGTCTACAGAGTCTTCTCGTTCCTGCCACAATTATTATTGCGGGTACAGTTGTCTTGCTATTAGCACTACAATCTCTAAAATCTCTATTAATTCTGTTACCCAGTTAA
- a CDS encoding S8 family serine peptidase, with protein MTSPVNSSNVSQPNYQGIGVPDQSIGNVLQRGGEELILHKVPDRFTVRLSPSTSGIKDLPQPPIPMQHANSVPPALEEVTVAPNQLDEAMALARNSEYIDFASHVYQLDNDPSSVIYLTNQLTIQFQEDVDASTRESITSEVGLKELKPIEGIPNGFVYEITTQAQENPLKIANRLTRNTQVLLAEPNIVIRSQPHYVPRDSLYSKQWYLHCNEGNQMAAGCHISAEQAWDITRGVRSIVVAISDDSVDINHPDFQGVGKIVAPLDLKSRDSLPLPEAPTDNHGTACAGVAVAEENGKGIVGVAPGCALMPIRTTGFLDDESVEQIFNWAIDKGASVISCSWGASAIYFPLSVRQKAVINKAATKGRQGKGCVIIFAAGNANRPINGILDESGWPNDIIKGRVKWLSGFAVHPDVIAVSASNSLGKKSAYSNWGTGVCVCAPSNNAPPGMWLQETGYIGTPPVLKGTLPGLGVFTTDRMGAAGYDQSDFTPYFGGTSSATPVVAGVAALVLSANPNLTAQEVRRILEQSSDKIVDSDPDPQLGIRMGNYDKNGYSQWFGYGKVNAFKAVQMAQNKRMVQQQISRNISQENSQILAIPDNNSKGLISSITITETSPIQDIQVTVEIEHSFLGDLEVWLVAPNGDKVLLQNRTLGVKTQLKTTYTLQNTLYLRQFLNLPAQGNWQLRVIDAVAENTGTLKYWKLDLGL; from the coding sequence ATGACATCACCAGTTAACTCATCTAATGTTTCACAACCCAACTATCAAGGAATTGGCGTTCCTGACCAGAGTATCGGCAATGTTTTGCAACGGGGTGGAGAGGAATTAATTCTGCATAAAGTTCCTGATCGCTTTACGGTCAGATTGTCTCCCAGTACCTCTGGAATTAAAGATTTACCACAGCCACCGATTCCAATGCAACACGCCAATAGTGTTCCTCCGGCTTTAGAGGAAGTTACAGTGGCTCCCAATCAATTGGATGAGGCGATGGCATTAGCCCGGAATTCGGAGTATATTGACTTTGCCAGCCATGTTTACCAACTGGATAACGATCCCTCCTCAGTGATTTATTTAACTAATCAACTGACTATTCAGTTTCAAGAAGACGTTGATGCTTCAACACGAGAGTCTATTACTTCAGAAGTAGGATTAAAAGAGTTAAAGCCGATAGAAGGGATACCGAATGGTTTTGTTTATGAAATTACAACTCAAGCTCAAGAAAATCCTTTAAAAATTGCCAATCGTTTAACTCGAAATACTCAGGTTTTATTGGCTGAACCGAATATTGTGATTAGAAGTCAGCCCCATTATGTTCCCCGGGATTCTTTGTACAGTAAGCAATGGTATTTACATTGTAATGAAGGTAATCAAATGGCAGCAGGTTGCCATATTTCGGCTGAACAAGCTTGGGATATTACCAGAGGAGTTCGTTCTATTGTTGTGGCAATTAGCGATGATTCTGTTGATATTAATCACCCGGATTTTCAAGGGGTTGGTAAAATTGTTGCGCCTTTGGATTTAAAAAGTCGAGATAGTCTTCCCCTTCCCGAAGCTCCAACGGATAATCACGGAACCGCTTGTGCTGGGGTGGCTGTTGCTGAAGAAAACGGTAAAGGCATTGTTGGGGTAGCACCCGGTTGTGCTTTAATGCCGATTCGGACAACAGGGTTTTTAGATGATGAATCCGTTGAACAAATTTTTAATTGGGCGATTGATAAAGGAGCTTCTGTTATTTCTTGCAGTTGGGGGGCGAGTGCCATTTATTTTCCTTTATCAGTTCGTCAAAAAGCTGTTATTAATAAAGCTGCAACTAAAGGTCGTCAGGGTAAAGGTTGTGTAATTATTTTTGCAGCTGGAAATGCTAATCGTCCAATTAATGGTATTCTTGATGAATCCGGCTGGCCTAATGATATTATTAAAGGTCGGGTTAAATGGTTATCTGGTTTTGCAGTTCATCCTGATGTAATTGCGGTTTCTGCTTCTAATAGTCTGGGTAAAAAATCGGCTTATAGTAACTGGGGAACTGGGGTTTGTGTGTGCGCTCCCAGTAATAATGCGCCACCGGGAATGTGGTTACAAGAAACCGGATATATTGGTACTCCTCCGGTTTTGAAAGGAACGTTACCGGGATTAGGGGTATTTACAACTGACCGCATGGGAGCCGCTGGTTATGATCAATCGGATTTTACACCTTATTTCGGTGGAACCTCTAGTGCGACTCCCGTTGTGGCTGGGGTGGCAGCTTTAGTGTTATCCGCTAATCCAAATTTAACAGCCCAAGAAGTTCGACGAATTCTTGAACAAAGTTCAGATAAAATTGTGGATTCTGATCCTGATCCTCAGTTGGGAATTCGCATGGGAAATTATGATAAAAATGGCTATTCTCAATGGTTTGGCTATGGCAAAGTTAATGCGTTTAAAGCGGTGCAAATGGCACAAAATAAACGCATGGTTCAGCAACAAATTTCTCGCAATATTTCCCAAGAAAATAGTCAAATTCTAGCTATTCCTGATAATAATTCCAAGGGTCTGATTAGTTCAATTACGATTACAGAAACCAGTCCGATTCAAGATATTCAGGTAACAGTTGAAATTGAACATAGTTTCTTAGGAGATCTTGAAGTTTGGTTAGTTGCACCCAATGGAGATAAAGTTTTACTTCAAAATCGAACTTTAGGGGTTAAAACTCAATTAAAAACCACCTACACCTTACAAAACACACTGTATTTAAGACAGTTTCTCAATCTCCCAGCCCAAGGGAATTGGCAGTTAAGGGTGATTGATGCTGTTGCTGAAAATACGGGAACTCTCAAATATTGGAAACTGGATTTAGGGTTGTAA
- a CDS encoding BolA family protein has protein sequence MITLNQVEALIKSELPDALVQVQDLGGGDHLQAIVVSAEFEGKTLVKQHQMVYKAVKEAMATEVIHALALKTYTPQEWQKNSEVT, from the coding sequence ATGATTACACTGAATCAAGTTGAAGCCCTGATTAAGTCGGAATTGCCCGATGCACTGGTTCAAGTTCAAGATTTGGGAGGAGGCGACCATTTACAAGCGATTGTGGTGTCTGCTGAATTTGAGGGTAAAACCTTAGTTAAACAACACCAAATGGTTTATAAGGCTGTTAAAGAAGCGATGGCAACAGAAGTAATTCATGCCTTAGCCTTAAAGACCTATACCCCTCAAGAATGGCAAAAAAACAGCGAAGTCACTTAA
- the grxD gene encoding Grx4 family monothiol glutaredoxin encodes MTPEVTEKIENLIKKNKVFVFMKGTKLMPMCGFSNNVVQILNSLGVPFETCDVLEDYEIRQGIKEYSSWPTIPQVYINGEFVGGSDVMIELYQKGELQQLLEVALAS; translated from the coding sequence ATGACTCCAGAAGTAACAGAAAAAATTGAAAATCTCATCAAGAAAAACAAAGTCTTTGTCTTTATGAAGGGGACAAAGCTCATGCCTATGTGCGGTTTTTCTAATAATGTTGTGCAGATTTTAAATAGTTTAGGCGTTCCTTTTGAAACCTGTGATGTTTTAGAAGATTATGAAATTCGCCAAGGGATTAAAGAATATTCTAGCTGGCCTACTATTCCCCAAGTTTATATCAATGGTGAATTTGTTGGGGGTTCCGATGTCATGATTGAACTGTATCAAAAAGGTGAATTACAGCAACTGCTAGAAGTGGCTCTAGCGTCCTAA
- a CDS encoding DUF6761 family protein — MLQDTLTIRHYQKLTDALVEMWNRGYRYDDLRLYLDGYLAALRHTNTLEPYLISRLEEEATRYIYDPSNFEMPMPQPQVDYY; from the coding sequence ATGCTTCAGGACACACTCACCATTCGCCATTACCAAAAACTCACCGACGCCCTTGTCGAGATGTGGAATCGAGGTTATCGCTATGATGATCTCAGGTTATATTTAGACGGTTATTTGGCAGCACTCAGACATACCAATACTTTAGAACCCTATTTAATTAGTCGTTTGGAGGAAGAAGCAACCCGATACATTTATGATCCCTCAAATTTTGAAATGCCGATGCCTCAACCTCAAGTAGACTATTATTAG
- a CDS encoding response regulator transcription factor: MGSACISIIEGNPHLRSLLGWHLQHVGYSVYQAADLHNGRDIFYAHQPNLVILDAELPEGNSLEFCQWLQQQRQSLILMLSARTTESDIVRGLRAGADDYLAKPFGMQEFLARTESLMRRSRTIVPPTTLDYGALKIDLVQRRVRLHSQLIELTPQEYSLLYVLAQACGEPLSRSELLRRAWPDSIDNPRTIDTHVLSLRKKVETDPRQPNLIQTVRNVGYRLNLEILKAETVRTARLNGKYPPIRVKTGSG; the protein is encoded by the coding sequence GTGGGATCTGCTTGTATTTCAATTATTGAAGGAAACCCGCATTTACGATCACTCTTGGGTTGGCATTTACAGCACGTTGGTTACTCGGTTTATCAAGCTGCTGATTTGCATAATGGAAGAGATATCTTCTATGCTCATCAACCCAATTTAGTGATTTTGGATGCTGAACTGCCAGAGGGGAATAGTTTGGAATTTTGCCAATGGCTTCAGCAGCAACGACAATCGTTAATTCTGATGTTGTCGGCTCGCACAACGGAATCGGATATTGTCCGAGGCTTGAGAGCGGGTGCTGACGACTATTTAGCAAAACCTTTTGGAATGCAGGAGTTTTTGGCCAGAACCGAATCCTTGATGCGCCGTAGTCGCACCATTGTTCCGCCAACAACCTTGGATTATGGAGCGCTCAAAATTGACTTAGTACAACGTCGAGTTCGTCTACACAGTCAATTAATTGAACTAACGCCCCAAGAATACAGTCTGCTTTATGTTCTCGCCCAAGCTTGCGGAGAACCGTTGAGTCGTTCAGAACTATTGCGACGAGCATGGCCCGATTCTATTGATAATCCCCGCACGATTGACACTCATGTTCTGTCATTACGGAAAAAAGTAGAAACTGACCCCCGCCAACCGAATTTAATCCAAACGGTTCGTAATGTTGGCTATCGTCTGAATTTAGAAATTCTGAAAGCGGAAACCGTTCGCACCGCCAGACTCAATGGCAAATATCCACCAATTCGCGTGAAGACCGGAAGTGGCTAA